The following proteins come from a genomic window of Microtus ochrogaster isolate Prairie Vole_2 chromosome 7, MicOch1.0, whole genome shotgun sequence:
- the LOC102001445 gene encoding zinc finger protein 2 isoform X3 → MMEKEDFWHSALGSVWDPSCRLEGQQERYLGQVAVAQKETFNEKRVCDGNKTENCSIEGSMLNTAQGISLPNRPRNWNSRGKDSKQTSKLMKSPRMFIGKKIYECDACRKTFSQSSSLLKHQRIHTGEKPYQCSVCGKHFIERSSLTVHQRTHTGEKPYTCDDCGKAFSQSMNLTVHRRTHTGEKPYQCKECGKAFRKNSSLVQHERIHTGEKPYKCSDCGKAFTQSMNLTVHQRTHTGEKPYECSECGKAFSQSMHLIVHQRSHTGEKPYECSECGKAFSKSSTLTLHLRNHTGEKPYKCNKCGKSFSQSTYLIEHQRLHSGVKPFECNQCGKAFSKNSSLTQHRRIHTGEKPYECMVCGKHFTGRSSLTVHQVMHTGEKPYECTECGKAFSQSAYLIEHQRIHTGEKPYECDQCGKAFIKNSSLIVHQRIHTGEKPYQCNECGKAFSRSTNLTRHQRTHT, encoded by the coding sequence ATGATGGAAAAGGAAGATTTCTGGCATTCAGCTTTAGGGTCTGTCTGGGACCCCTCTTGTCGGCTAGAGGGGCAGCAGGAAAGATATCTGGGCCAAGTGGCAGTGGCCCAAAAGGAAACCTTTAATGAGAAGAGGGTATGTGATggtaataaaactgaaaattgttCCATTGAGGGTTCAATGCTTAACACAGCACAAGGCATTTCTTTGCCAAATAGGCCTCGCAATTGGAATTCACGTGGAAAAGATTCCAAGCAGACTTCCAAGTTAATGAAATCTCCAAGAATGTTTATAGGGAAGAAAATATATGAATGTGACGCCTGCAGGAAAACCTTCAGCCAGAGCTCCTCCCTGCTCAAGCACCAGAGGATCCACACTGGGGAGAAACCCTATCAGTGCAGcgtgtgtggcaagcacttcattGAACGCTCCTCCCTCACCGTCCACCAAAGGACTCATACCGGAGAAAAACCCTACACCTGTGATgactgtgggaaagccttcagtcAGAGCATGAACCTCACTGTGCATCGAAGAACGcacactggagaaaaaccctatcAGTGCAAAGAGTGTGGAAAAGCTTTTCGTAAGAATTCATCCCTGGTCCAACATGAAAGGATTCATACCGGGGAGAAGCCCTACAAATGTAGCGACTGCGGGAAAGCTTTCACACAGAGCATGAATCTGACAGTGCATCAGAGGACTCACACCGGAGAAAAGCCCTATGAATGCAGCGAGTGTGGAAAAGCCTTCAGTCAGAGCATGCATCTTATTGTGCATCAGAGAAGTCACACCGGGGAAAAACCCTATGAGTGCAGCGAATGCGGAAAGGCCTTCAGTAAAAGCTCCACGCTCACTCTACACCTGCGAaaccacactggagagaaaccctacaaatgtaaCAAATGTGGCAAATCCTTTAGTCAAAGCACATACCTTATAGAACATCAGAGACTTCACTCTGGAGTGAAACCTTTCGAATGTAACCAGTGTGGGAAAGCTTTTAGTAAGAACTCTTCTCTTACTCAGCACCGGAGAATCCACACTGGTGAGAAGCCTTACGAGTGCATGGTGTGTGGAAAGCATTTCACGGGGAGGTCATCCCTAACTGTCCATCAGGTGAtgcacacaggagagaaaccgTACGAGTGCACTgaatgtgggaaggccttcagcCAAAGCGCCTACCTTATTGAACATCAAAGAATCCACACTGGTGAAAAACCCTATGAATGTGACCAGTGTGGGAAAGCGTTCATTAAGAATTCATCCCTCATAGTGCACCAGAGGatccacacaggagagaagccCTATCAGTGTAATgaatgtgggaaggccttcagtAGGAGTACAAACCTTACAAGACATCAGAGGACTCATACATGA